A single window of Methanobacterium bryantii DNA harbors:
- a CDS encoding PRC-barrel domain-containing protein translates to MKISDELKGKEVVDDSGNRIGTIRDVKMNPESDKVESLVITEGGDASKMGLGDKKVVSYTNVDSVGDKIVLRGSLSR, encoded by the coding sequence ATGAAAATATCTGACGAATTAAAAGGAAAAGAAGTTGTAGATGATTCTGGAAATAGAATTGGAACGATACGCGACGTAAAAATGAATCCAGAATCTGACAAAGTTGAATCTCTGGTCATTACTGAAGGAGGAGATGCAAGCAAAATGGGACTTGGAGATAAAAAAGTTGTATCATATACTAACGTAGACTCCGTAGGAGACAAAATAGTTTTGAGAGGATCTCTTTCCAGATAG
- a CDS encoding cupredoxin domain-containing protein: protein MYRKTNRGLLALIIIIIIIIVAGVYLYYAQSYNPNVQTGMNNSTNQSLVNNTSIGNNSTNVTSAATTISIGNMAFNPNKITVKSGTNVQWINNDNTQHQIVSDTGAFQSTILNPGDSYNFFFAKTGIYGYHDALNSTITGTIIVQ, encoded by the coding sequence GTGTATAGAAAAACAAATAGGGGACTTCTGGCATTGATTATAATTATAATCATTATAATCGTGGCCGGTGTATATCTTTATTATGCACAGAGTTATAATCCTAATGTACAAACAGGTATGAATAATTCAACTAACCAGAGTCTTGTAAACAACACTTCTATAGGAAATAACAGTACAAATGTGACTTCTGCTGCAACTACAATTTCTATCGGGAATATGGCATTTAATCCTAATAAGATTACAGTAAAGTCAGGTACTAATGTTCAATGGATAAATAATGATAACACACAGCATCAAATAGTGAGTGACACTGGAGCATTCCAGAGTACTATATTAAATCCTGGCGATAGTTATAACTTCTTCTTCGCTAAAACGGGTATTTACGGCTATCATGATGCATTAAATTCTACCATAACGGGAACTATAATAGTTCAGTGA